One window from the genome of Acinetobacter sp. ANC 7912 encodes:
- a CDS encoding aliphatic sulfonate ABC transporter substrate-binding protein — protein MFLTACNKAEAPQEKAEESAYKADTVRIGYQRSSTLMTLLKETRELEKKLAEKKVKVSWHEFTSGQPLAEALNVGSVDVTADVADTVPVFAQAAKANLTYYAKETASPNAQAILIPQNSTIKSVADLKGKKIAVTKAAGSHYLLIAALNQAGLSFKDITPAWLSPADGRAAFEHGGVDAWVTWEPYVSSGTVVQHAKVLASGEGLASYTRYYLTGHKFAQENPAILNDIVDTLKEKAAWVKAHPDEAAKILAPLWGDLPQEVVLKANANRSYNVQAVSPEDMPEQQKIADAFFNEKLIPNTIDAKASDIFQTH, from the coding sequence GTGTTCTTGACTGCATGTAATAAGGCAGAAGCACCACAAGAAAAAGCAGAAGAATCAGCTTATAAAGCGGATACCGTCCGTATTGGTTACCAGCGTTCTTCTACACTGATGACCTTGTTAAAAGAAACAAGGGAATTGGAAAAGAAACTGGCTGAAAAGAAGGTCAAAGTCAGCTGGCATGAATTCACCAGCGGTCAGCCTTTGGCTGAAGCGCTGAATGTTGGCAGTGTCGATGTAACGGCAGATGTGGCAGATACAGTTCCTGTGTTTGCACAGGCTGCAAAAGCAAATCTGACTTACTATGCCAAAGAAACTGCTTCACCAAATGCACAAGCCATTCTGATTCCACAAAATTCGACTATCAAATCAGTGGCTGATTTGAAAGGTAAGAAAATTGCTGTAACCAAAGCAGCGGGTAGCCATTACCTGTTGATCGCAGCTTTAAATCAGGCAGGCCTAAGCTTTAAGGATATTACTCCAGCATGGTTAAGCCCGGCAGATGGTCGTGCAGCTTTTGAACATGGTGGCGTGGATGCCTGGGTGACTTGGGAACCGTATGTATCCAGCGGTACTGTAGTTCAGCATGCCAAAGTGCTGGCATCTGGTGAAGGTCTGGCAAGCTATACCCGTTATTACCTGACTGGTCATAAATTTGCCCAAGAAAATCCAGCGATTTTAAATGACATCGTAGATACCCTGAAAGAAAAAGCAGCTTGGGTAAAAGCTCATCCGGACGAAGCGGCGAAAATTCTGGCGCCATTGTGGGGTGATCTGCCACAGGAAGTTGTCCTGAAAGCCAATGCCAACCGTAGCTATAACGTACAAGCAGTATCTCCTGAAGATATGCCAGAACAGCAAAAGATTGCTGATGCCTTCTTTAATGAAAAGCTGATTCCAAACACCATTGATGCCAAAGCATCTGACATTTTCCAAACCCATTAA
- the ilvA gene encoding threonine ammonia-lyase, biosynthetic, which produces MLSRLVRQILQATVYDVAIETPLEAAPRISERLKNNIRFKREDLQPVFSFKLRGAYNRISQLPKSQLERGVITASAGNHAQGVALSGKKLGIRAIIVMPKTTPDIKVQAVKRLGGEVVLHGDSFDVANKYAIQRAEEDGMTFIPPYDDELVMAGQGTIANEILRQWRDVEYVFVAVGGGGLIAGVAAYLGDVAPHVKVIPVEYEESACLKAAFEHNERVILPSVGLFADGTAVAQIGEKPFDVIRLQKSDNSGPIVEPDVVLVNTDEICAAIKDTFDECRSIVEPSGAMALAGIKKYVAEHGIEGKNIVSIVCGANMNFDRLRYIAERTELGERKEAIFAVTIPEEKGSFLKFCRALQGRNITEFNYRASDASAAQVFVGISLKNGEKERQEIFENLKFQYDVDDLSDDEVAKLHIRYLIGGHADIENERLFRVEFPERPGALLTFLERLGPTHNITLFHYRNHGAAEGRVLVGLEAEDAQQNPDGLLETLESITYPYQEITNNLGYQRFLK; this is translated from the coding sequence ATGCTGTCTCGTTTGGTTCGACAAATTTTACAAGCAACGGTCTACGATGTTGCAATCGAAACTCCACTCGAAGCAGCGCCACGAATTAGCGAACGTCTGAAAAACAACATTCGCTTTAAACGTGAAGATTTACAACCGGTCTTTTCTTTCAAACTACGCGGTGCCTATAACCGTATTAGTCAATTACCGAAATCACAACTCGAACGTGGCGTTATCACAGCTTCAGCAGGCAACCATGCACAAGGCGTGGCACTGTCAGGGAAAAAGTTGGGTATTCGCGCGATTATTGTGATGCCGAAAACCACACCAGACATCAAGGTACAAGCCGTTAAACGTCTTGGCGGTGAAGTAGTTCTGCATGGCGATTCATTTGACGTTGCCAATAAATATGCGATCCAGCGTGCCGAAGAAGATGGCATGACTTTCATTCCACCTTATGACGATGAACTGGTCATGGCCGGTCAAGGGACCATTGCTAACGAAATTCTGCGTCAATGGCGTGATGTAGAATATGTTTTCGTTGCTGTAGGCGGTGGCGGTCTGATTGCAGGTGTTGCAGCGTACTTGGGTGATGTGGCACCGCACGTTAAAGTGATTCCTGTTGAATATGAAGAATCAGCATGTTTAAAAGCCGCTTTTGAACACAATGAACGTGTGATTCTGCCATCTGTCGGTCTGTTTGCTGATGGCACTGCGGTTGCACAGATTGGTGAAAAACCGTTTGATGTGATCCGTCTGCAAAAATCAGATAACTCAGGCCCAATCGTAGAACCAGATGTAGTGCTGGTGAATACCGATGAAATCTGTGCTGCGATTAAAGATACCTTTGATGAATGTCGTAGCATCGTTGAACCATCAGGTGCAATGGCACTAGCAGGTATCAAAAAATACGTGGCTGAGCACGGCATTGAAGGGAAAAACATCGTATCTATCGTCTGCGGTGCGAACATGAACTTCGACCGTCTACGTTATATCGCAGAACGTACCGAACTTGGTGAACGGAAAGAAGCGATCTTTGCCGTGACCATTCCAGAAGAAAAAGGTTCATTCCTGAAATTCTGTCGTGCGCTGCAAGGCCGTAATATCACCGAATTCAATTACCGTGCTAGCGATGCATCTGCTGCGCAAGTCTTTGTCGGCATCAGCCTGAAAAATGGTGAAAAAGAGCGTCAGGAAATTTTTGAAAACCTGAAATTCCAATATGATGTAGATGATCTATCTGATGATGAAGTGGCTAAACTGCATATACGTTACCTGATTGGTGGTCATGCCGATATCGAAAATGAACGTCTGTTCCGTGTGGAATTCCCGGAACGTCCAGGTGCATTGCTGACCTTCCTGGAACGTCTCGGTCCTACTCACAACATTACTCTGTTCCACTACCGTAACCACGGCGCTGCTGAAGGTCGTGTACTGGTCGGTCTGGAAGCAGAAGATGCACAGCAGAACCCGGATGGACTGCTTGAAACCCTGGAAAGCATCACTTATCCATACCAGGAAATCACCAACAATCTGGGTTATCAGCGTTTCCTGAAATAA
- a CDS encoding TrkA family potassium uptake protein has translation MALFAVIGLGSFGATVATQLMSLNHEVIGIDLNKKYVENVSDNLTHAVIADATDEHVLDELNVQNCEAVVVAIGEDIEASILCVLHLKNMGVQKIWAKAKSKAHHMILTHLGVDKIIHPEEDMGVRIAQSLSYPMVSRYMALEDDRYLVKIEIHAEQSGVKLNQLMDHVPEIKTILHKRGPEVQYVLDPNLVLKTNDILIIEGLLEPLRRLSKHFKNL, from the coding sequence ATGGCACTGTTTGCTGTGATTGGTTTGGGCAGTTTTGGGGCCACTGTGGCAACTCAACTCATGTCGCTCAACCATGAAGTTATTGGCATCGACCTGAACAAGAAATATGTTGAAAATGTTTCCGACAATCTGACCCATGCGGTAATCGCAGATGCGACCGACGAGCATGTGCTGGATGAACTGAATGTCCAGAACTGTGAAGCCGTTGTAGTTGCGATTGGTGAAGATATAGAAGCCAGTATCCTCTGCGTACTGCATCTGAAAAATATGGGCGTGCAGAAAATCTGGGCCAAGGCTAAATCCAAAGCGCATCACATGATTCTGACTCATCTCGGTGTCGACAAGATTATTCACCCCGAAGAAGATATGGGCGTGCGTATTGCACAGTCCTTAAGCTACCCGATGGTTAGCCGCTACATGGCACTTGAGGACGACCGCTATCTGGTCAAGATTGAAATTCATGCAGAACAAAGCGGTGTAAAACTGAATCAGCTGATGGATCATGTACCAGAAATTAAAACTATCCTGCATAAACGTGGTCCAGAAGTGCAATATGTGCTGGATCCAAACCTGGTATTAAAAACGAATGACATCCTGATCATTGAAGGTCTGTTAGAGCCTTTGCGCCGCTTATCCAAACATTTTAAGAACCTATGA
- the argC gene encoding N-acetyl-gamma-glutamyl-phosphate reductase produces MIVISVGIVGGTGYTGVELLRLLLRHPNVEVKALTSRTEAGRRVDDMFPSLRGHTDLQFSDLSIDLLKSCDVVFFATPHGVAMKHAEELVAANTKVIDLAADFRLQNLDQFEKWYGMQHACPDVLKDSVYGLSELNRDKIKQANVIGNPGCYPTTVQLGLAPVLKSAEALVKPESIIIDAKSGVSGAGRKASLGMIYSENADNFKAYGVAGHRHHPEIVEALENISGQKGVFDHILFVPHLVPMIRGMLSTIYVDLTEAGQAADLQALYEQFYVNEQFVDVMPAGSSPETRSVRGANELRIALYKPQPTKLVILVAQDNLVKGAAGQAVQNMNLMFGFAENAGLQNIALLP; encoded by the coding sequence ATCATCGTGATTTCAGTGGGTATTGTTGGTGGTACAGGTTATACAGGCGTTGAACTTTTGCGTCTATTACTACGACATCCAAACGTTGAAGTGAAAGCACTGACATCACGTACCGAAGCAGGCCGCCGTGTGGATGACATGTTCCCAAGCCTGCGTGGTCATACCGATCTTCAGTTTTCTGACCTGAGCATTGATCTGCTGAAATCTTGTGATGTGGTGTTCTTTGCGACTCCTCACGGTGTGGCAATGAAACATGCAGAAGAACTGGTCGCTGCTAATACTAAAGTCATCGACCTTGCGGCGGACTTCCGTCTGCAAAATCTGGATCAGTTTGAAAAATGGTATGGCATGCAACATGCTTGTCCAGATGTATTAAAAGATTCAGTGTATGGTCTGTCTGAACTGAACCGTGACAAGATCAAACAGGCGAATGTTATTGGTAACCCAGGCTGTTATCCAACTACTGTACAACTTGGTCTAGCACCAGTATTGAAATCTGCGGAAGCTTTGGTTAAACCAGAAAGCATTATCATTGATGCCAAATCAGGTGTTTCAGGTGCAGGCCGTAAAGCCAGTCTGGGCATGATCTATTCTGAAAATGCAGATAACTTTAAAGCGTATGGTGTAGCGGGCCATCGTCACCATCCTGAGATCGTGGAAGCACTGGAAAATATCTCAGGTCAAAAAGGTGTATTTGACCATATCCTGTTTGTGCCACACTTGGTACCAATGATTCGCGGTATGCTGTCTACAATTTATGTAGATTTAACAGAAGCAGGTCAGGCTGCTGATTTACAGGCATTGTATGAACAGTTCTATGTTAATGAACAGTTTGTTGATGTGATGCCAGCCGGCAGCTCACCAGAAACCCGTTCCGTACGTGGTGCCAATGAACTGCGTATTGCGCTGTACAAGCCACAACCAACCAAACTGGTGATTCTGGTTGCACAGGACAATCTGGTCAAAGGGGCAGCTGGTCAGGCAGTACAAAACATGAACCTGATGTTTGGTTTTGCTGAAAATGCTGGTCTGCAGAATATTGCTTTATTACCATAA
- the rpiA gene encoding ribose-5-phosphate isomerase RpiA, whose protein sequence is MSLYATQDEKKQAAAKAALKHLPKGGILGVGTGSTVNFLIELLPELQLEAAVASSEATAERLKKLGIEVVDMNSVGGLDAYVDGADEIDRHLHMIKGGGAALTREKIVASIAKKFVCIVDDSKWVEQLGREFPLPVEVIPMARSAVARKLVALGGDPVYREGVATDNGNVILDVYNLNILNAIDLEKTINNIPGVVCNGIFALNKADIAIVATNDGIEERTAI, encoded by the coding sequence ATGAGTCTATATGCAACCCAAGATGAGAAAAAGCAAGCTGCAGCCAAAGCAGCATTAAAGCACTTACCAAAAGGGGGCATTTTAGGCGTAGGTACTGGTAGTACTGTTAATTTTTTAATTGAACTGTTACCTGAACTGCAATTAGAAGCAGCGGTCGCTAGTTCTGAAGCAACTGCAGAACGCCTGAAAAAACTGGGCATTGAAGTGGTTGATATGAACAGCGTGGGTGGTCTGGATGCTTATGTAGATGGTGCAGACGAAATCGACCGTCACCTGCACATGATTAAAGGTGGCGGTGCTGCGCTGACACGTGAAAAAATTGTGGCTTCTATTGCCAAAAAATTCGTGTGTATCGTCGATGATTCTAAATGGGTCGAGCAGTTAGGCCGTGAATTCCCGCTTCCTGTTGAAGTGATTCCAATGGCTCGTTCTGCTGTGGCGCGAAAATTGGTGGCGTTAGGTGGTGACCCGGTTTATCGTGAAGGTGTAGCGACAGATAATGGTAACGTGATTCTGGATGTGTATAACCTGAATATCCTGAATGCAATTGATCTGGAAAAAACCATTAATAATATTCCAGGTGTGGTATGTAACGGGATCTTTGCACTAAACAAGGCAGATATCGCGATTGTTGCAACCAATGATGGTATTGAAGAGCGTACTGCTATTTAA
- a CDS encoding DUF6776 family protein: MPNTEPNDMIQDEKEKAPFLKGNLPLAIGAAVLVLGSGLLGYSVGHRQGLTAVGFEADAEQLVEVVQKQKTSLEALNKKLNATTQERDLAVSNANDLFLAVNKARDEHTQAESLAVLYREVLRQRGGLPLSVQHIAVKPLPENAYEYQLDLIQVSPSKARVSGSVEIRLIRGSEILVVPMADKNFNFENYERLTGRWTMPKGFVPEFIEVRLTGAKPVTRRFSWGKGPAIENQSAFLSEIPQTEPNAN, from the coding sequence ATGCCGAATACTGAACCCAACGATATGATCCAGGATGAAAAGGAAAAAGCACCCTTTCTGAAAGGGAATCTGCCACTGGCAATTGGTGCTGCAGTGCTGGTTCTGGGCAGTGGCCTGCTTGGCTATTCCGTGGGTCATCGTCAGGGTCTGACGGCAGTGGGTTTTGAGGCAGATGCCGAGCAGTTGGTTGAAGTGGTACAAAAGCAGAAAACCAGTCTGGAAGCATTAAACAAAAAACTCAATGCGACCACGCAGGAACGTGATCTGGCAGTCAGCAATGCTAATGACCTGTTTCTGGCAGTGAATAAGGCACGTGATGAACATACCCAAGCAGAAAGTCTGGCAGTGCTGTATCGTGAAGTGCTGCGTCAGCGTGGTGGTCTGCCATTGTCAGTCCAGCATATTGCGGTAAAACCGTTGCCTGAAAATGCCTATGAATATCAGCTGGATCTGATTCAGGTCAGCCCAAGCAAGGCTCGTGTCTCTGGTTCTGTAGAAATTCGTCTGATTCGTGGTAGCGAAATTTTGGTCGTACCAATGGCAGACAAGAACTTTAATTTTGAAAATTACGAACGTCTGACCGGGCGCTGGACCATGCCGAAAGGCTTTGTGCCTGAGTTTATTGAAGTTCGCCTCACAGGGGCTAAACCTGTGACTCGCCGTTTTAGTTGGGGTAAGGGTCCGGCGATTGAAAACCAATCTGCATTCCTGTCTGAGATCCCACAGACTGAACCGAATGCAAACTAA
- a CDS encoding rhodanese-like domain-containing protein produces the protein MSQIPELNYQQIREKLLAKHEIAIVDLREEHIYAQAHPLFTTNISLSRLEVEILNRIPRLDTTIVIYDDSDGRVERAYAKLTRYGYSQVYVLKGGVNAWQRDGGELFIDVNSATKAFGEWVEHFKHTPSLSAEEVQAKIDANENIVILDARRFDEYNTMSIPTGQSVPGAELVLRAPSLVKDENTMIIVNCAGRTRSIIGTQSLVNAQIPHPVYALRNGTIGWTLAGQSLEHGQSRSFKDTKTIIKPELLENAKQLAAKARVQTISLEQLNQLKADSSRTTYIFDVRDEQEYIQGHLAGSRWVAGGQLVQETDHNAAVRGARIVLVDDLLVRAYMTASWLGQMNWEVYVLETDFKAAFTEQGAWKPQVPLVKEIPLISPRALAELKQQKDIAIWDVLPFAQYKKGHLPGAAWLLKADAINLIQQPEFQAEEAIVLTCGAAILAKFAAEEIAPYLAPGQELYVLEGGNVGWKNAGFELTTEDVQTLSPQIDRYKRPYEGTDNSFEAMQAYLDWEYGLVEQLKKDGTHGFFVV, from the coding sequence ATGTCCCAAATTCCAGAACTAAATTACCAGCAAATCAGGGAAAAGCTATTGGCGAAACATGAAATCGCCATTGTTGATCTGCGAGAAGAACATATTTACGCACAAGCACATCCTTTATTTACCACTAATATTTCACTGTCCCGTTTGGAAGTTGAAATTCTGAACCGCATCCCACGTCTAGATACCACCATTGTAATCTATGATGATAGCGATGGCCGGGTAGAGCGCGCTTATGCAAAGCTGACCCGTTATGGCTATAGCCAGGTGTACGTCCTTAAAGGTGGGGTAAATGCCTGGCAACGTGATGGTGGTGAGCTGTTTATTGATGTGAACTCAGCCACCAAAGCGTTTGGTGAATGGGTTGAGCATTTCAAGCATACGCCGTCACTCAGTGCAGAGGAAGTGCAAGCCAAGATTGATGCGAATGAGAATATCGTGATTTTGGATGCACGCCGTTTTGATGAATACAACACCATGAGCATTCCAACCGGGCAAAGCGTACCGGGTGCTGAACTGGTATTGCGTGCGCCGTCTTTGGTGAAAGATGAAAATACCATGATCATCGTGAACTGTGCGGGCCGTACCCGTAGTATTATTGGCACCCAGTCATTGGTCAATGCCCAGATTCCGCATCCAGTGTATGCACTACGTAATGGCACAATTGGCTGGACATTGGCGGGGCAAAGTCTGGAGCATGGTCAAAGCCGTTCTTTTAAAGATACAAAAACCATTATAAAACCTGAATTGCTGGAAAATGCAAAACAACTGGCTGCCAAAGCGAGAGTTCAGACTATTTCACTGGAACAGTTGAATCAGTTAAAAGCAGATTCAAGCCGTACAACTTATATCTTTGATGTACGGGATGAACAGGAATATATCCAAGGCCATTTAGCAGGTTCACGCTGGGTCGCGGGTGGTCAGTTGGTACAGGAAACAGATCATAATGCGGCGGTACGTGGCGCACGCATTGTATTGGTGGATGATCTGCTGGTTCGTGCCTATATGACTGCATCATGGTTGGGCCAGATGAACTGGGAAGTTTATGTGCTGGAAACTGACTTTAAAGCAGCATTCACCGAACAAGGGGCCTGGAAGCCGCAAGTGCCTCTAGTCAAGGAAATTCCACTGATTTCACCAAGAGCATTGGCTGAACTTAAACAGCAAAAAGATATTGCGATTTGGGATGTGCTGCCATTTGCACAGTATAAAAAAGGGCATCTGCCGGGTGCAGCATGGTTACTCAAAGCAGATGCTATTAACCTGATCCAGCAACCTGAATTTCAGGCCGAGGAAGCCATTGTCTTGACCTGCGGCGCAGCCATATTAGCCAAATTCGCTGCTGAGGAAATTGCACCTTATCTGGCACCGGGGCAGGAACTTTATGTACTGGAAGGTGGCAATGTTGGCTGGAAAAATGCAGGCTTTGAACTGACGACAGAAGATGTCCAAACTTTGTCACCTCAGATTGACCGCTATAAACGTCCTTATGAAGGCACTGATAACTCCTTTGAGGCAATGCAGGCTTATCTGGACTGGGAATATGGACTGGTCGAACAGTTAAAGAAAGATGGTACTCATGGATTCTTTGTGGTTTAA
- a CDS encoding M48 family metallopeptidase, with product MTLNDLPEIQITRNVRSTRLRLRVEGDQIRLTAPVFCNKKQIQNFIDQAESWLLKTWKSQQEKNQSIDRSLPTELQLFNQAQSIQIVYQSQKQNFVFNAESLQLSISDRNPETYLKAFAISYAKEQLPVYLDKVSQETGLSFNICNVRQPKTRWGSCSAKHDIMLNSGIILFPEHIVRYLCVHELAHTRHFDHSPRFWAEVEKHDPNYSIHRKMLKNTIMPYWWMN from the coding sequence ATGACTCTAAACGACTTACCCGAAATTCAAATCACCCGAAACGTTCGCTCAACACGTCTCAGACTTCGTGTAGAGGGGGATCAAATTCGTTTAACAGCTCCAGTCTTTTGTAATAAAAAACAGATTCAGAATTTTATTGACCAAGCTGAAAGCTGGCTACTCAAAACCTGGAAATCCCAGCAGGAAAAAAATCAAAGTATTGATAGATCTTTACCGACAGAATTGCAGCTTTTCAATCAGGCTCAGTCAATCCAGATCGTGTATCAAAGTCAAAAGCAGAACTTTGTTTTTAATGCTGAATCATTACAGCTATCGATCAGTGACCGGAATCCTGAAACCTATTTAAAAGCCTTTGCCATTTCTTATGCTAAAGAACAGTTGCCTGTTTATCTGGACAAAGTAAGCCAAGAAACAGGATTATCATTTAACATTTGTAATGTTCGCCAGCCGAAAACACGATGGGGCAGCTGTTCGGCTAAACATGACATCATGCTGAATAGCGGGATTATCCTGTTTCCAGAACATATTGTGCGTTACTTGTGTGTACATGAGCTGGCACATACCCGACATTTTGATCATAGTCCGCGTTTTTGGGCAGAAGTGGAAAAGCATGATCCTAATTATTCCATTCATCGAAAAATGCTTAAAAACACAATCATGCCGTATTGGTGGATGAACTAG